One Streptomyces mobaraensis NBRC 13819 = DSM 40847 DNA segment encodes these proteins:
- the glmS gene encoding glutamine--fructose-6-phosphate transaminase (isomerizing) — MCGIVGYVGGRSALDVVLAGLRRLEYRGYDSAGVAVLADGGLAAAKKAGKLANLEKELADRPLPSGTTGIGHTRWATHGGPTDANAHPHLDNPGRVAVVHNGIIENFAALRAELAERGHALASETDTEVVSHLLSESFSSCGDLAEAMRQVCRRLEGAFTLVAVHADDPDVVVGARRNSPLVVGVGDGEAFLASDVAAFIAHTREAVELGQDQVVELRRDAVTVTDFEGAPADVRAYHVDWDASAAEKGGYDYFMLKEIAEQPKAVADTLLGRIDASGSLTLDEVRIPASVLREVDKVVIVACGTAFHAGMIAKYAIEHWTRIPCETELASEFRYRDPILDQRTLVIAISQSGETMDTLMALRHAREQGAKVLAICNTNGSTIPRESDAVLYTHAGPEVAVASTKAFLTQLVACYLVALYLGQVRGTKWGDEIQSVIRELDGIGTQVEEVLETMEPVRELARSLAGKNTVLFLGRHVGYPVALEGALKLKELAYMHAEGFAAGELKHGPIALIEDDLPVVVVVPSPRGRSVLHDKIVSNIQEIRARGARTIVIAERGDEAVRPYADHLVEIPATPVLLQPLVATVPLQVFACELATARGNEVDQPRNLAKSVTVE, encoded by the coding sequence ATGTGCGGAATCGTGGGTTATGTGGGAGGGCGGTCCGCCCTCGACGTCGTCTTGGCCGGGCTGCGCCGGCTGGAGTACCGCGGCTACGACTCGGCCGGGGTCGCCGTGCTCGCCGACGGCGGGCTCGCCGCGGCCAAGAAGGCGGGCAAGCTCGCCAACCTGGAGAAGGAACTCGCCGACCGGCCGCTGCCCTCCGGCACCACCGGCATCGGCCACACCCGCTGGGCCACCCACGGCGGCCCCACCGACGCCAACGCCCACCCGCACCTCGACAACCCCGGGCGGGTCGCCGTCGTCCACAACGGCATCATCGAGAACTTCGCCGCCCTCCGCGCCGAGCTCGCCGAGCGCGGGCACGCGCTGGCCTCCGAGACGGACACCGAGGTCGTCTCGCACCTGCTGTCCGAGTCGTTCTCCTCATGCGGCGACCTCGCCGAGGCCATGCGGCAGGTCTGCCGCCGCCTGGAGGGCGCGTTCACACTCGTCGCGGTGCACGCCGACGACCCCGACGTGGTCGTGGGCGCCCGCCGCAACTCGCCGCTGGTGGTGGGCGTCGGCGACGGCGAGGCGTTCCTCGCCTCCGACGTCGCCGCGTTCATCGCGCACACCCGGGAGGCCGTCGAGCTCGGCCAGGACCAGGTCGTCGAGCTGCGCCGGGACGCCGTCACCGTGACGGACTTCGAGGGCGCGCCGGCGGACGTCCGGGCGTACCACGTGGACTGGGACGCGTCCGCCGCCGAGAAGGGCGGCTACGACTACTTCATGCTCAAGGAGATCGCCGAGCAGCCGAAGGCCGTCGCCGACACGCTGCTGGGGCGCATCGACGCGTCGGGGTCGCTGACGCTGGACGAAGTGCGCATCCCGGCGTCGGTGCTGCGCGAGGTCGACAAGGTCGTCATCGTCGCGTGCGGGACGGCGTTCCACGCCGGGATGATCGCCAAGTACGCGATCGAGCACTGGACCCGCATCCCCTGCGAGACCGAGCTGGCCAGCGAGTTCCGCTACCGCGACCCGATCCTCGACCAGCGCACGCTGGTGATCGCCATCTCGCAGTCCGGCGAGACGATGGACACCCTGATGGCGCTGCGGCACGCGCGCGAGCAGGGCGCGAAGGTGCTCGCCATCTGCAACACCAACGGCTCGACGATCCCGCGGGAGTCGGACGCCGTGCTGTACACGCACGCCGGTCCCGAGGTCGCCGTCGCGTCGACGAAGGCGTTCCTGACGCAGCTGGTGGCCTGCTACCTGGTCGCGCTGTACCTGGGGCAGGTGCGCGGGACGAAGTGGGGCGACGAGATCCAGTCCGTGATCCGGGAGCTGGACGGCATCGGGACGCAGGTCGAGGAGGTCCTGGAGACCATGGAGCCGGTGCGCGAGCTGGCGCGCTCGCTGGCCGGCAAGAACACCGTCCTCTTCCTCGGCCGGCACGTCGGCTACCCGGTGGCCCTGGAGGGCGCGCTCAAGCTCAAGGAGCTGGCCTACATGCACGCCGAGGGCTTCGCGGCCGGTGAGCTCAAACACGGGCCGATCGCGCTGATCGAGGACGATCTGCCGGTGGTCGTCGTCGTCCCGTCGCCGCGCGGCCGGTCCGTGCTGCACGACAAGATCGTCTCCAATATCCAGGAGATCCGGGCCCGGGGCGCCCGGACGATCGTCATCGCCGAGCGCGGCGACGAGGCGGTCCGCCCGTACGCCGACCACCTCGTCGAGATCCCGGCCACGCCGGTGCTCCTCCAGCCGCTCGTCGCCACCGTCCCGTTGCAGGTCTTCGCCTGCGAACTGGCCACCGCGCGCGGCAACGAGGTCGACCAGCCGCGCAACCTGGCGAAGTCGGTGACCGTCGAATGA
- a CDS encoding serine protease produces the protein MHPAKERIAAVFGDTQGSGYLLTPRVVLTAAHVVGGCAAPRVIVPGGVGQVGCRVVWARDDSRRCDAALLVAERDVVPEDVAAGFEPLVWGRAYDLRTWAGAQAIGFPQAQRDGHGELDTEQLLGTLKPGSNLLSGRHVLDCAHGAPEAPGGGGSPWAGMSGAGVFVEGLLAGVVCADPAGWRHGRLTVTPSATLWADFRFLSACLLAGHKPESRSLASPRQLETEEFERRFRDYVIEKSGELTIIGLTLSDGEAETWPLDTAYLSLELVGRQRDARRDGFGLRTAVEPPDRAEPTPRRAEEALAGHRRVLLRGAAGSGKTTLLQWLATVTARGDLPPGLGHLSGCLPLLLPLRNLVRGGEPPQPEEFLAAAARPLAGLPAAQGWVTRRLTEGTVLLLIDGVDEVPEADRRRTLAWVKDLLAAYPEARYMITTRPSAVREGWLADAGFVELELLPMGRADVLAFIDRWHTAAGQSRDERLRGFRDALAAAVVTKRDLGRLATNPLMCALICALNRSRRGYLPHGRMELYRAALDLLLIRRDRERDIAVGLEGPELEQAQPALLQKIAYWLIRNGRSQIEWHKAVEILDRALPAMPAVAARGSAEEILRHLVLRSGLLRQPTTETLDFIHRTFQDFLGAQAAVDDWDFDLLVNNAHDDQWEDVLRMAVGHAPPRARGELLRMLLDRGEREAHHRHRLRLLAAACLEHATEIAPDVRDRVERAAAELVPPRDTESAKALAEAGQVVLDLLPGPEGLGGPYGEGLGDEVAHAVVVTATAVADDRAIPLLARYARHPFRQVRAQLAWSWDNFDTRHYADAVIGELSHDDGLAFVAKSVAHLRELARLGGRPEVWCRGVWRPEELREAVTPVLRDLSLREGPEDTDLRFLRDAPPLRSLRIADTRRVTHLGAVPSGALERLRLSLRERPDGLERLPGMARLRSLHLDWLQPEGEPPALRLPPGLEELVLGRWASAWEPEAVRLEGHPCLRRLSFEYSLFPADARAALATLRGLHTLSIMGEDPRFLEHAEPLPRVRHLSLGLDSLTGLSHLPSAYPCLKVLTLHTPEGTGEVMDLSFLRELRGVEVYIKHSGPVANAELLTGYQETMRGRFLTYRGE, from the coding sequence GTGCACCCCGCAAAAGAACGCATCGCCGCGGTGTTCGGGGACACCCAGGGCAGTGGCTACCTGCTCACCCCCCGGGTCGTCCTCACCGCCGCCCACGTCGTCGGCGGCTGCGCCGCGCCGCGGGTGATCGTGCCCGGTGGCGTCGGGCAGGTGGGCTGCCGGGTGGTGTGGGCGCGGGACGACAGCCGGCGGTGCGACGCCGCGCTGCTCGTCGCCGAGCGGGACGTCGTGCCGGAGGACGTGGCGGCCGGCTTCGAGCCGCTGGTCTGGGGGCGGGCGTACGACCTGCGGACCTGGGCCGGCGCGCAGGCGATCGGGTTCCCGCAGGCGCAGCGGGACGGGCACGGGGAGCTGGACACCGAGCAGCTGCTCGGCACGCTCAAGCCGGGCAGCAACCTGCTCAGTGGCCGGCACGTCCTCGACTGCGCGCACGGCGCGCCGGAGGCGCCCGGTGGCGGCGGTTCGCCGTGGGCCGGCATGTCCGGGGCGGGCGTGTTCGTGGAGGGGCTGCTCGCGGGCGTGGTGTGCGCGGATCCGGCGGGCTGGCGGCACGGGCGGCTGACGGTGACGCCGTCGGCCACGCTGTGGGCGGACTTCCGGTTCCTGAGCGCGTGCCTGCTGGCCGGGCACAAGCCGGAGTCGCGGTCGCTGGCCTCGCCCCGGCAGCTGGAGACCGAGGAGTTCGAGCGGCGGTTCCGCGACTACGTGATCGAGAAGTCCGGCGAGCTGACGATCATCGGGCTGACCCTCTCCGACGGCGAGGCCGAGACGTGGCCGCTCGACACCGCGTACCTCAGCCTGGAGCTCGTCGGCCGGCAGCGGGACGCGCGCCGCGACGGGTTCGGGCTGCGGACGGCCGTCGAACCGCCCGACCGCGCCGAGCCGACGCCCCGCCGGGCGGAGGAGGCGCTGGCCGGGCACCGGCGGGTGCTGCTGCGCGGCGCGGCCGGTTCGGGCAAGACGACGCTGCTCCAGTGGCTCGCGACCGTCACCGCGCGCGGTGATCTGCCGCCGGGGCTGGGGCACTTGAGCGGCTGTTTACCGCTGCTGCTGCCGTTGCGGAACCTCGTGCGCGGCGGGGAGCCGCCGCAGCCGGAGGAGTTCCTGGCCGCCGCGGCCCGCCCGCTGGCCGGGCTGCCGGCCGCGCAGGGCTGGGTGACCCGCCGGCTCACCGAGGGCACGGTGCTGCTGCTGATCGACGGGGTGGACGAGGTCCCCGAGGCGGACCGCAGACGCACTCTGGCCTGGGTGAAGGACCTGCTCGCCGCGTACCCCGAGGCCCGCTACATGATCACCACCCGGCCGTCGGCGGTCCGCGAGGGCTGGCTGGCCGACGCCGGGTTCGTCGAGCTGGAACTGCTCCCGATGGGCCGCGCCGACGTCCTCGCCTTCATCGACCGCTGGCACACCGCCGCCGGGCAGTCACGGGACGAGCGGCTGCGCGGCTTCCGGGACGCGCTGGCCGCCGCCGTCGTCACCAAGCGCGACCTCGGCCGGCTGGCCACCAACCCGCTGATGTGCGCCCTGATCTGCGCCCTCAACCGGTCCCGGCGCGGCTACCTCCCGCACGGGCGGATGGAGTTGTACCGCGCGGCCCTGGACCTGCTGCTGATCCGGCGCGACCGCGAGCGGGACATCGCGGTGGGGCTGGAGGGCCCCGAGCTGGAGCAGGCGCAGCCGGCGCTGCTCCAGAAGATCGCGTACTGGCTCATCCGCAACGGGCGTTCGCAGATCGAGTGGCACAAGGCCGTGGAGATCCTGGACCGGGCGCTGCCCGCCATGCCCGCCGTCGCCGCGCGCGGCAGCGCCGAGGAGATCCTGCGCCACCTGGTGCTGCGCAGCGGTCTGCTGCGGCAGCCGACGACCGAGACGCTGGACTTCATCCACCGCACCTTCCAGGACTTCCTGGGCGCCCAGGCCGCCGTCGACGACTGGGACTTCGACCTGCTCGTCAACAACGCCCACGACGACCAGTGGGAGGACGTCCTGCGGATGGCCGTCGGCCACGCGCCGCCCCGGGCCCGGGGCGAGCTGCTGCGGATGCTGCTGGACCGCGGCGAGCGCGAGGCGCACCACCGGCACCGGCTGCGGCTGCTCGCCGCCGCCTGCCTGGAGCACGCGACGGAGATCGCCCCGGACGTACGGGACCGCGTCGAGCGGGCCGCGGCCGAGCTGGTGCCGCCGCGCGACACGGAGTCGGCGAAGGCGCTGGCGGAGGCGGGCCAGGTCGTCCTCGACCTGCTGCCGGGGCCGGAGGGTCTGGGCGGGCCGTACGGCGAGGGGCTGGGCGACGAGGTCGCGCACGCCGTCGTCGTCACCGCGACGGCGGTCGCCGACGACCGGGCGATCCCGCTGCTGGCCCGCTACGCCCGGCACCCGTTCCGCCAGGTGCGTGCCCAACTCGCCTGGTCCTGGGACAACTTCGACACCCGGCACTACGCCGACGCCGTCATCGGCGAACTCTCCCACGACGACGGACTCGCCTTCGTCGCCAAGAGCGTCGCCCACCTGCGGGAGCTGGCCCGGCTGGGCGGGCGGCCCGAGGTGTGGTGCCGGGGGGTGTGGCGGCCGGAGGAGCTGCGGGAGGCGGTGACGCCCGTCCTGCGGGACCTGTCCCTGCGGGAGGGCCCGGAGGACACCGACCTCCGCTTCCTCCGGGACGCCCCGCCGCTGCGGTCCCTGCGGATCGCCGACACCCGGCGCGTCACCCATCTCGGGGCCGTCCCCAGCGGCGCCCTCGAACGCCTCCGGCTGTCCCTGCGGGAACGCCCGGACGGGCTGGAGCGGCTGCCCGGCATGGCCCGGCTGCGCTCCCTTCACCTCGACTGGCTCCAGCCGGAGGGCGAACCGCCGGCCCTGCGGCTGCCGCCCGGCCTGGAGGAGCTGGTCCTCGGGCGCTGGGCCTCCGCCTGGGAGCCGGAGGCCGTCCGTCTGGAGGGCCACCCCTGCCTGCGCCGGCTCTCCTTCGAGTACTCCCTCTTCCCGGCGGACGCCCGCGCCGCCCTCGCCACGCTGCGCGGCCTGCACACCCTGAGCATCATGGGCGAGGACCCGCGCTTCCTGGAACACGCCGAACCCCTGCCCCGCGTCCGCCACCTCTCCCTCGGCCTGGACTCCCTCACCGGCCTCTCCCACCTGCCGTCCGCCTACCCCTGCCTCAAGGTGCTCACCCTGCACACCCCCGAGGGCACGGGCGAGGTGATGGACCTGTCGTTCCTGCGGGAGCTGCGGGGGGTGGAGGTGTACATCAAGCACTCGGGGCCGGTGGCCAACGCGGAGTTGCTGACGGGTTATCAGGAGACGATGCGGGGGCGGTTCCTCACGTATCGGGGGGAGTGA
- a CDS encoding Uma2 family endonuclease, producing MSLDEIYRHLREYRDELVPPPGFAPPEISGGQIIMMMSPSRAHDLNALRIRRQLDSQLTGDLVAVNLGDVEDVSLGKLRRPDVLVVPESAFEADSSAEDARGIDPHAARLVVEIVSPANPENDYEGKLRDYPAMGVPHYLIVDPRRGVCVHHWHIGSRDGRPVYEGTAPYAFGDKITIGEWTLDTSELRRYRPETA from the coding sequence GTGAGCCTTGATGAGATCTACCGGCACCTGCGCGAGTACCGGGACGAGCTCGTGCCGCCCCCGGGGTTCGCCCCGCCGGAAATCAGCGGCGGACAGATCATCATGATGATGAGCCCGTCCCGGGCCCACGACCTCAACGCCCTGCGCATCCGGCGCCAACTCGACTCGCAGCTCACCGGCGATCTCGTCGCCGTGAACCTGGGGGACGTCGAGGACGTGTCCCTGGGCAAGCTCCGGCGCCCGGACGTGCTCGTCGTCCCGGAGTCCGCCTTCGAGGCGGACAGCAGCGCGGAGGACGCGCGCGGCATCGACCCCCATGCCGCACGGCTCGTCGTGGAGATCGTCTCCCCCGCCAACCCTGAGAACGACTACGAGGGCAAGCTGCGCGACTACCCCGCCATGGGCGTGCCGCACTACCTGATCGTCGACCCCCGCCGGGGCGTGTGCGTCCATCACTGGCACATCGGTTCCCGTGACGGCAGGCCCGTCTACGAGGGCACGGCCCCTTACGCCTTCGGCGACAAGATCACCATCGGCGAGTGGACTCTCGACACGAGCGAACTGCGCCGGTACCGGCCGGAGACCGCCTAG
- a CDS encoding holo-ACP synthase → MIVGVGIDVAEIERFDAALRRTPGMAERLFVERELYLPSGERRGIASLAARFAAKEALAKALGAPPGLLWTDAEVTTGEHGRPGLTVAGTVAARAEALGVRSWHVSLSHDAGVASAVVIAEA, encoded by the coding sequence ATGATCGTGGGCGTGGGCATCGACGTCGCCGAGATCGAACGCTTCGACGCGGCGCTGCGGCGGACGCCCGGGATGGCCGAGCGGCTGTTCGTCGAGCGCGAGCTGTACCTGCCGAGCGGCGAGCGGCGCGGGATCGCGTCCCTGGCCGCCCGGTTCGCCGCCAAGGAAGCCCTGGCCAAGGCGTTGGGCGCACCGCCCGGGCTGCTCTGGACGGACGCGGAGGTGACCACAGGCGAGCACGGGCGGCCCGGGCTCACCGTGGCCGGGACGGTCGCGGCGCGGGCGGAGGCGCTGGGGGTGCGGTCGTGGCACGTGTCCCTCAGCCATGACGCGGGGGTGGCTTCGGCGGTGGTGATCGCGGAGGCGTGA
- a CDS encoding RidA family protein, producing MRIMTDATHLTHIPAPDGVAPARGYSHVVIGTGRLVAVSGQVAFDEDGRVVGEGDIRAQARQVFENLRRCLAGAGASFGDVVKLTYFLTDVADLPVIREVRDEFVDAGCLPASSAVQVVALFRPELLVEVEALAVVGG from the coding sequence ATGCGGATCATGACGGATGCCACGCACCTCACGCACATCCCGGCCCCCGACGGGGTCGCTCCCGCCCGCGGCTACAGCCACGTCGTCATCGGGACCGGGCGGCTGGTCGCCGTATCCGGGCAGGTCGCCTTCGACGAGGACGGACGGGTCGTCGGGGAAGGCGACATCCGCGCCCAGGCGCGGCAGGTGTTCGAGAACCTGCGGCGGTGTCTGGCGGGGGCGGGGGCCTCGTTCGGCGACGTCGTGAAGTTGACGTACTTCCTGACGGATGTGGCGGATCTGCCGGTGATCCGGGAGGTGCGGGACGAGTTCGTGGACGCGGGGTGCTTGCCGGCGAGTTCGGCTGTGCAGGTTGTGGCCTTGTTCCGGCCGGAGTTGCTGGTGGAGGTGGAGGCGTTGGCCGTGGTCGGGGGGTGA